A single genomic interval of Ornithinimicrobium humiphilum harbors:
- a CDS encoding NAD(P)-dependent oxidoreductase: protein MARIVIFGGTGYSGSNIAREAVGRGHTVVSYSRKAPTEPIDGVDYRTGSMADPAVVEEAAQGADQLVVALHAADVDGQPMVVVVPTLVEAARRHGARLSFVGGAGSSLVAEGGPRLVDTPDFHDDWKPEALAHADVLEALRQAPEDLDWFYVSPAALYGSFAPGETTGSYRTGGDLLVTKEDGSSEISGTDLAKAYVDEIESGAHPRQRFTVGH from the coding sequence ATGGCTCGCATCGTGATCTTCGGCGGCACCGGCTACTCCGGCTCCAACATCGCGCGGGAGGCGGTGGGACGCGGCCATACGGTCGTCTCCTACAGCCGCAAGGCGCCGACCGAGCCGATCGACGGCGTCGACTACCGGACCGGCTCGATGGCCGACCCGGCCGTCGTCGAGGAGGCCGCGCAGGGCGCCGACCAGCTCGTCGTGGCCCTGCACGCCGCGGACGTGGACGGGCAGCCGATGGTGGTCGTCGTGCCCACGCTGGTCGAGGCCGCGCGCAGGCACGGCGCCCGCCTGTCGTTCGTGGGCGGTGCCGGCTCCTCGCTCGTCGCCGAGGGCGGCCCCCGCCTCGTGGACACCCCCGACTTCCACGACGACTGGAAGCCCGAGGCGCTGGCCCACGCCGACGTGCTCGAGGCTCTGCGGCAGGCTCCGGAGGACCTCGACTGGTTCTACGTCTCGCCCGCCGCGCTCTACGGCTCCTTCGCCCCCGGCGAGACGACCGGCAGCTACCGCACCGGCGGCGACCTGCTCGTGACCAAGGAGGACGGCTCCTCGGAGATCTCGGGCACCGACCTCGCGAAGGCCTACGTCGACGAGATCGAGTCCGGCGCCCACCCGCGCCAGCGGTTCACCGTGGGTCACTGA
- the fdxA gene encoding ferredoxin codes for MTYVIAQPCVDVLDRACVEECPVDCIYEGARMLYIHPDECVDCGACEPVCPVEAIYYEDDLPTEHTPYLQDNADFFFDTLPGRDEPLGSPGGAAALGPVGVDTPLVAAQPPAP; via the coding sequence ATGACCTACGTGATCGCGCAGCCGTGCGTGGACGTCCTGGACCGGGCCTGCGTCGAGGAGTGCCCGGTCGACTGCATCTACGAGGGCGCCCGGATGCTCTACATCCATCCCGACGAGTGCGTCGACTGCGGCGCCTGCGAGCCGGTGTGCCCCGTCGAGGCCATCTACTACGAGGACGACCTGCCGACCGAGCACACGCCCTACCTGCAGGACAACGCCGACTTCTTCTTCGACACCCTGCCCGGCCGGGACGAACCGCTGGGCTCCCCCGGCGGCGCGGCGGCGCTGGGGCCGGTGGGTGTCGACACCCCGCTGGTCGCGGCGCAGCCGCCCGCCCCCTGA
- a CDS encoding VOC family protein, with translation MAHGDITHIDIPVSDMGRATEFYGSLFGWQIAEIEGFEGYPMWQAPNQVSGGGLAPRSEDFSQPRSYVEVDSIDETLEKVVAMGGTVQMGRSPISETSWWAIFTDPDGNTVGLFEGSV, from the coding sequence ATGGCGCACGGAGACATCACCCACATCGACATCCCGGTCAGCGACATGGGGCGGGCCACCGAGTTCTACGGCTCGCTCTTCGGCTGGCAGATCGCCGAGATCGAGGGCTTCGAGGGCTACCCGATGTGGCAGGCCCCCAACCAGGTCAGCGGCGGCGGCCTGGCGCCGCGGTCCGAGGACTTCAGCCAGCCGCGCAGCTACGTCGAGGTGGACTCGATCGACGAGACGCTCGAGAAGGTCGTCGCGATGGGCGGCACCGTGCAGATGGGGAGGTCGCCGATCAGCGAGACCAGCTGGTGGGCGATCTTCACCGACCCCGACGGCAACACGGTCGGGCTCTTCGAGGGCTCGGTCTAG